The genome window catcttcCTGGTTCAGTTCCTGTCTTAgtgtaaaaacattaaaactgcactgTTGGCATCTTTTCATACAATTAAATATGTAACTTTCAAAGTATTGCCAATGAAAGTTTACTTCTGAGATGATTAATTTAGGTGCCCTGAGTGCTGAGATAAAATACTTGTTAGAGATCGATAGATGATGCAAAAGTGGCTTCTTGTATTTAATAACAATCACCTTACTGTTGAGCTGATGCCTTTTGTTGGTTTCATGGAGATTGTTTTTAATTCCCATCAAAAAATAACTGGCCTCTTTTTTGTTTCAAGCCATCAAGGCAAAGGTGGTTGCAAAGAAGGCTGTTGGTGGTAAATATGACAATGAGATCAAGTATGACATCAAACTGACCAAAGTTAGTAATGTTAATAATTTTGTCTATGTAtgcatgcacatttttattttttgtatttttccagaTTTTGAAAGGCCCTAACAGACCCTTTGATACCATCTGCACTGCATCCTCCTCTGCAGCATGTGGTGTGACTCTGAACAAAGGTGTAGAATATTATATcacaggtataaaaaaaaaaaatccttacatTTGAGATTTCAAAATCATATTTTCCTACAGGAAGATGGCTTGCAAAGAgctgacttttttttcttttctttttggatTCCTTAAATTTTCGATCACCTGTCTTTTCCATTGCAGGCAAACTGAAGCCAGACGGGTCTCTGTACGTGTCATCCTGTAACTACCCTTTACCCTGGAAAAGCAGCCACAAGATCCTGGTAGAACGTTATAAGATGGGCTGTGATTGCAAGGTAAGCAAACCTAATTGATGGTAAATTACATTTGAATTAAATCCCGATCTTTGCTTAATCCTCCAGATCAATCGCTGCACCGCTGTCCTGTGTGACATCACTGGTCCTACTGAGTGCTTGTGGACGGACTGGATGACGGGGAATTGGGTCAATAACGAGCACGAGAAACAATGTGCTTGCATCAAGAGAAGGGATGGTTCTTGTTCCTGGTACCAGGAGGCCGCCTCACCCAAAAAGGGTTAATGAACATTATAGACCTTCAAAACCTCATGCAAAACATGTCCATTATGAATAAATATTTAAAGCAATGCAGTGTTTTTTACTATGAGATTGCATGTTCTTAAAATGACAATCATGAGTTTAGCACTTCCGTACAAAGTACTGCTTCAGCAAGAAAACCGTGCATTACTTCAACTTTTATTGCATTTGTCTTAACACCTGTTTTTTGTGGATTTTAATCAcagattggcttttttttttggcatgatTCTGGACTGAACCCAAACCCCTCCTATTTAGATGTGCTGTAATTTAACTGGAAATATGtgtattacattgtattgtaggcatgttcgaaataaacttgccTTTCTTGCAAGTGAGAACATCCCCTAAAATGTTTCAATCATGGATAGGGCCAAAGCCAACATGAGCTGAAATGCTAATTTTAAGTACTATATGTCAAACAAGAAATGTGTTTGTAAATTGGATATAGTTTTAGCATTGTTTTAAGTTATCTACCTGTGAGCCTTAACACTGACTTGTATTGCATAAAGGAAAAATAAGTACATTTAGTTTTTTGTATCCGTGAACCTATTTTCCTGAGCTGAATTTCTCTTTTCTATGCACTGTGGAACTCAAGTTGCCGTGGAAACCGTCTAATGAGCAAGTATTTCTGCCAAAGCAACACAAAACTGGACAAACGTGTCCAGAAAAAATATCTGAAATTGTTCCTGTTAGGTAACAAAAATTCGCTTTTCAAACTTACATGTATAGTTTGGTTTAGTACATACACATCAAAGAGAACTTGCTGCAgtttcagggccggcccgtggcataggccgtataggcaaatgctaagggcgccgtccatcagggggcgccacgccagtgccacaaatgttgggagaaaaaaaaaagaaaaaaaaaaagttggtactattatttctaaatacaaaaaataatcccacgttaattaaaatgcaaagtaaagcctatttaatagaaatattatttgttacaacatcacGATACGctcccgtatcgtgactctttttggacgtccccacatcaaaaaatcaacactagatgccaaaactgtcaggtgcccagggaagaaaaaagagaaaagaagaggagaaacgagaaaagacagaggtagcaggtaggtaacgtagcctacatgaaattatttgtctgttacagaatgtgatagtaa of Nerophis lumbriciformis linkage group LG22, RoL_Nlum_v2.1, whole genome shotgun sequence contains these proteins:
- the LOC133615063 gene encoding metalloproteinase inhibitor 2-like — its product is MMSWMKCCVFPLVLLCMWQLQEGAHACTCIYDHPQTQFCQSDVAIKAKVVAKKAVGGKYDNEIKYDIKLTKILKGPNRPFDTICTASSSAACGVTLNKGVEYYITGKLKPDGSLYVSSCNYPLPWKSSHKILVERYKMGCDCKINRCTAVLCDITGPTECLWTDWMTGNWVNNEHEKQCACIKRRDGSCSWYQEAASPKKG